The following are encoded in a window of Panicum virgatum strain AP13 chromosome 5N, P.virgatum_v5, whole genome shotgun sequence genomic DNA:
- the LOC120674518 gene encoding uncharacterized protein LOC120674518, giving the protein MRPEKGYLPVGVSHKGYISKPPVPEDRQANRLRDEATKRKKDAAKEATARNREKREKHARACKLAQAEGAPRPATPESTEGEDSSDGELNFSESDDDEAVTGVGSLPAYLGAGGEGSTVTLGEATLAPGPLVEPPAARTERRSPTPAAGQRSPVLAAGRRSSTPVTGQRMPLPAAMSSGGGGSAASADTPTQTASRPRDDLRATPPGQASGGVSVPRARRSGTNKHNMSARSE; this is encoded by the exons atgcgccccgagaagGGGTATCTCCCTGTG GGGGTAAGCCACAAGGGCTATATCTCGAAGCCCCCAGTTCCGGAGGATCGCCAGGCCAACCGCCTGCGTGATGAAGCgacgaagaggaagaaggaCGCGGCGAAGGAAGCCACCGCCAGGAACAGGGAGAAGAGGGAGAAGCATGCTAGGGCGTGCAAGCTTGCACAAGCGGAGGGCGCCCCGAGACcggccacgcccgagtccaccgaggGGGAAGATTCCTCGGATGGTGAGCTGAACTTCTCGGAGTCTGATGACGACGAGGCAGTGACGGGCGTGGGTTCCCTGCCGGCCTATCTAGGGGCTGGCGGCGAAGGCTCGACGGTGACACTGGGCGAGGCGACGCTCGCGCCGGGACCACTGGTAGAGCCGCCCGCCGCGAGGAcggagcggaggtcgcccacgccagcGGCGGGGCAGAGGTCGCCCGTGCTGGCGGCGGGCAGGAGATCGTCCACGCCCGTGACGGGGCAGAGGATGCCTTTGCCGGCAGCGATGTCGTCGGGTGGCGGAGGGTCCGCGGCAAGCGCGGACACACCCACGCAGACGGCCTCTAGGCCCCGGGACGATCTGAGGGCGACTCCCCCGGGTCAGGCGTCGGGAGGTGTCAGCGTGCCGCGGGCCCGGAGGAGCGGCACAAACAAACACAACATGAGCGCTCGGTCGGAGTAA